The segment ACGATGGCAAGGCGTCGGGCCAGTGGGGCCAGTACGCCGAGATCGCCGTCAAGCGCACCCTGACGCGCGACGGCACGTCCACCTATTACATCAATGGCCAGCCCGTGCGCCGGCGCGACATCCAGGATATTTTCCTTGGCACCGGCCTCGGCCCGCGCGCCTACGCCATCATCGGCCAGGGCATGATTTCGCGCATCATCGAATCGCGCCCCGAAGAATTGCGCGTCTTCCTCGAGGAAGCGGCAGGCGTGTCGAAATACAAGGAACGCCGCCGCGAGACGGAAAACCGCCTGCAGGACACGCGCGAGAATTTGCTGCGCGTGGAAGACATCTTGCGCGAACTCAATGCCAACCTGGAAAAGCTGGAAGCGCAGGCGGCCGTGGCCACCCGTTTCCACGCCTTGCAGGCGGACCAGGAAGAAAAGCAGAAGCTGTTGTGGCTGCTGCGCAAGAACGAGGCGCAAAACGAGCAGACGCGCTATTTCCGCGAAGTGGAACAGGCGCAGACGGACCTGGAAGAACAGACGGCCAAGCTGCGCAACGTGGAACTGACCCTGGAGCAGATGCGCCAGGCGCACTTTGCCGTGGGCGACCGCCTGCATACGGCGCAAGGCCATCTGTACCAGACGAATGCGGAAATCGGCAGCCTGGAAGCGCAGATCAAGTTCGTCATCGAATCGCGCGCCCGCCTGCAGGCGCAGCTGGCGACCCTGACGGCCCAGCGCGACCAGTGGAACAGCCAGGGCGCCGAATACCAGGAGCAGATCGAAGAAGCGGAGTTCCACCTCGAGGAACTGGCTGCCAAGGTCGAGCAGTCGCAGATGATGGCCGAGCAGAAGGGCGAGCAATTGCCCGAGCTCGATGCCGCCTGGCGTGCAGCACAGAACAAGAGCACGGAATCGCGCGCGCGGATCATGCAGGCCCAGCAGCAGCTGGAACTGGAATCGGCGCACCAGCGCAACGCCTCGAACATCCTGGCCAGCCTGCTCACGCGCCGCGAGCGCCTGCAGCAGGAAAAGAACAGCCTCAGCTTGCCCGACAGCAGCCACCTGGAAAACCTGAAACTGCAGCTGGAAGAAAAGCAGCAAACCCTGGAAGAACAGGGTTTCTACCTGGAAGAAGCGCTGGAGCAGCAACCGAAACTGGAGCAGGAGCGGATGGAGGCGCAGGCACAGGTCAATGCCGAAACGGCCGCCAACGCCCAGCTGGAAGCGCGTCTTTCTGCCTTGAAGCAGTTGCAGGAACGAGTGCAAACCCAGGGCAAGGTCCAGCCATGGCTGAAAAAGCACGAGCTCGACACCTTGCCCCGTCTGTGGCAAAAGCTGCAGATCGAAGCGGGCTGGGAAGCGGCCATGGAATCGATCTTGCGCGAGCGCACGTCGGCCTTGCAACTGTCGAACATCGACTGGGCCAAGGCTTTCTTTGCGGACGCGCCGCCAGCCAAGCTGGCCCTGTATGCGCCATCGACCGTGGCGCCGCTGCCCCTGCCGGAAGTGCCGGGCCTCAAGCCTTTCCTGAATTTGCTCAAACTCAACGATCCGGGCTTGCGCGGCTTGCTGCAGGATTGGCTGTACAACGCCTACGCCGTGGAAGACGCGGCCGAAGCCCTGGCTGAACGCGGCAAGTTGCCGCCGGGCGGCTATTTCGTCACGCGCGCCGGTCACGTGGTCACGGCCACCAGCGTGCGCTTCTATGCGGCCGATTCGGAGCAGGAAGGCATGCTGGGCCGCCAGCAGGAAATCGAGAATATCGGCAAACAGTTGCGCGCACAGCAATTGCTGGCCGAAGAGGCACGCGCCCGTTCCGTGCGGGCCGACGCGGCCGTGGGCGCCTTGACGCGCAATCTGTCCGACTTGCGCCTGCGCATACAGCAGCTCACTTCATCCGTGCATACCTTGCAGCTGGACGTGGTGAAACTGTCGGAAGTGGAAGCGCGCTTCAATCAGCGCAGCACGCAGATCGGCGCGGACCTGGCGGAAATCGCCGCCCAGGAAGCGGAACAGCAGCAGATCAAGGCCGAGTCGGAAGAAAAATTCGAACAGCTGGACATGGAACTGGGCAATCTGCAGGAAGCGCACGAAGACGGCCATACGGATTTCCTGCAGAAAGAGCAGCGCCTGGCCGAAGCGCGCGAAGCCTTGCGCGACCTGGAGCGGGCCGCCAAGGATACGGAATACGCGGAAAAAGCCCATCGCGCGAAGATCGAGGAACTGCGCCGCAACATTGCCACGGCCAGTACGCAGGCCCAGCAAGTGACGGCCAGCCTGCAGGCGGGCGAACTGGAACTGGCCAACCTGGAAAGCGGCGCGGCCGCCGACGGCTTGCAGGATCTGCTCGAGCGCCGCACGACGCAGGAGCGGGCGCTGGCGGACGCGCGTCATGAACTCGATCAAATTACGCAGCAGCTGCGCCTGTCCGAAGATGCGCGCACGCAATCGGAACGCAGCTTGCAGCCGCAGCGCGACAAGATCATGGAAATGCAGCTCAAGGAACAGGCCGCGCGCCTGAACCAGGAACAATTCGCCCAGCAATTGCTGGAATCGGGCGCCGATGAGGCGGCCCTGACGGAAAAGCTGCATCCGGATATGCGCCCATCGTATCTGCAGGGCGAAGTGACGCGCCTGACCAACGCCATCACGGCACTGGGCGCCGTCAACCTGGCCGCGCTGGACGAGCTGGCGCAGGCGTCCGAGCGCAAGAATTTCCTCGACGCCCAGAATGCCGACTTGACGGAAGCGATCAATACCCTGGAAGACGCGATCCACAAGATCGACAAGGAAACGCGCGACTTGCTGCAAGACACGTTCGACAAGGTCAACCACCACTTTTCCGAGCTGTTCCCGATCCTGTTCGGCGGCGGCCAGGCGCGCCTGACCATGACGGGCGACGAGATTCTCGATTCCGGTGTACAAGTCATGGCGCAGCCTCCCGGCAAGAAAAATGCCACCATCCACCTGTTGTCCGGTGGAGAGAAGGCGCTGACCGCGACCGCATTGGTGTTTTCCATGTTCCGCCTGAATCCGGCGCCGTTCTGCCTGCTCGACGAAGTCGATGCGCCGCTGGACGATTCGAACACGGAGCGCTTCTGCCGCATGGTCAAGCGCATGTCCGACCAGACCCAATTCCTTTTCATTTCGCATAACAAGATTGCGATGGAAATGGCCCATCAATTGATCGGTGTGACGATGCAGGAGCAGGGCGTATCGCGCATCGTGGCGGTGGACATGGAGTCCGCCGCAAATTTTGCAACCGAGGCACAAGCAGCATGACAGACCTTCAAATTACCTTGTTCGGCGCCGGCGGCGTCTTTATCGTCGGCGTTTTCTCGTACAACAAATGGCAGGAATACAAGGCCAAGAAAAGCGTGGAACGGGCTTTTTCCACTGACCACGACGACGTGCTGATGCGCGAAGGCGATGCGCCCGCAGTGGAAGCCCAGGAACCCGTCCTGCGCCAGGAGCCGCGCTTTGACGCCGCGCCCGCCGCCAAGGCAGAACCGTCGTTCGGCGCGCCGCCAGTCGTCGCCGTCGCCGACGCGCCCGTGCATGCGGAACCGTCGCTGGCCGATGCGGATCCGGCTCCGGCCGTCCCTGCCGCACCCGTGCAGCAGGAAGTCAGCGCCGCCAGCGAGCAGGCGACCAGCCTGGTCGATCCGCTCATCGATTGCCTGCTGCCTTTGTCACTGGAAGCGCCCGTGCGCGGCGACAAGATCCTGCCCGTGCTGCAAACCCTGCGCCTGGTGGGCAACAAGCCCGTGCACTTCATCGGTTTACACGTGAATGGCGACTGGGAACCGATCACGCATGGCGGTGTCTACACCAAGATGCAGGGCGGCGTGCAGCTGGCCAGCCGCAGCACGGCCCTGAACGAGCTCGAATACTCGGAACTGGTCACGCGCCTGCGCGGCGTGGCGGACGAGATCGGCGCCGAGCCGGAAGTGCCGGACATGATGGAAGTGATGGCTGAAGCGCGCAATCTGCACCGTTTCGTTGCCGGTCACGATGCCCAGCTGGGCGTGAATCTGCACACGAATGGCGCGCCATGGGCCATTTCCACCTTGCTGTTCGCGCTGGAAAAACAGGGCTTTGACGTGCGTCCGGACGGCCGCTTCGTCATGCCCGATGGCGAAGGCGGTTATCTGTTCTCGCTGTCGACGAATGTCACCCTGGCCGAGGAAACGACGCCCCGTCTGACCCTGCTGCTGGACGTGCCCTGCGTGGCGCCCGCGCGCGACGGCTTCGGCGCCATGGTCGCTTGCGCCAAGGCACTGGTAGGTCGCCTCGACGCCACCATCGTCGATGATTACAACCAGGCCCTGTCCGATGCGGCGCTGGCCGAGATCGCCGGCCAGGTGCAAGAGTTTTACCAGGAAATGGACGCGGCCGACATTCCGGCTGGCTCCACCCGCGCCCTGCGTTTATTTAGCTGAAGAATCCCGCAACAATGACTGATCCGATCAACCAGGACGCCGCCCAGCGCGTCCTGGCACTCACGGCCGAACTCAATCGGCATCTGCACGCCTACCACGTGCTCGACAACCCCACCATTCCCGATGCCGAGTACGACAAGCTGTTCGTCGAATTGCAGGTGCTGGAAGCGGCCCATCCCGACTTGCGCACGCCCGATTCGCCCACCTTGCGCGTGGGCGCGGCGCCCTTGCCGCAATTTGAGCAAGTCACGCACACGGTGCCGATGTTGTCGCTGAATAATGGTTTCTCCGACGACGATATCGTCAATTTCGACCGCCGCGTGCGCGAAGGCCTGGGCGTCGATGGGCAGGACGTCGCATATGCGGCCGAAGTGAAATTCGACGGTCTGGCCATCAACCTGCGTTATGAGGACGGCCTGTTCGTGCAGGCGGCCACGCGCGGCGACGGCGCCACGGGCGAGGACGTGACGGCCAATATCCGCACCATTTCCGGCATCCCTTTGCGCTTGCATGGCAGCCACGTGCCGGCGCTGCTCGACGTGCGCGGCGAAGTGATGATGTTCAAGGCCGATTTTGCCCGCCTGAACGAACGCCAGCGCGAGGCGGGGCAGAAGGAATTCGCCAACCCGCGCAATGCGGCCGCCGGCAGCCTGCGCCAGCTCGATTCGCGCATCACGGCGCAGCGCAAGCTGCGTTTTTATGCCTACGGCATCGGTGCCCTCGATGGCGCGGCCATGCCGGTGTCGCATTCGGCCTTGCTGGACTGGTACGAAACCCTGGGCATCCCCGTGTCGAAGGAGCGCAAGGTGGTGCGGGGCGCGCAGGGTTTGCTTGCCTACTACGCCGATATCGGCGCGCGCCGCCCCGCCTTGCCTTACGAAATCGACGGCGTCGTCTACAAGGTCAATGCGACGGAAGACCAGCAGGAGCTGGGTTTTGTGTCGCGTGCGCCCCGTTTTGCTCTTGCACATAAATTTCCAGCCGAAGAGGCGCTGACGCAGGTGCTGGGCATCGATATCCAGGTGGGCCGCACGGGCGCCATGACGCCCGTGGCGCGCCTGGCGCCCGTGTCCGTGGGTGGCGTGACGGTGACCAACGCCACCTTGCACAATGAAGACGAAGTGCTGCGCAAGGATGTGCGCGTGGGCGATACCGTCGTCGTGCGCCGCGCCGGCGACGTGATTCCCGAAGTGCTGAGCGTGGTGCTGGACAGGCGCCCGGAACCGGTGCCGCCGCCGTTCAAGATGCTCGAAGCGTGTCCCGTGTGCGGCTCGCACGTGGTGCGTGAAGAGGGCGAGGCGATTGCCCGCTGCTCGGGCGGTCTGTTCTGCTCGGCGCAGCGCAAGGAAGCGTTCCGTCATTTTGCGGGCCGCCGCATGATGGATATCGAAGGCCTGGGGGAACGTTATATCGATACCCTGGTCGAACTCGAATACGTCCATGGCCTGGCTGACCTGTACAGCCTGACCCTCGATAAATTGCTGGAAATGAAGCTGCGCGCCGACGAACGTGACGGTTCGACGCCGGAAACAGTGCAACAAGGCAAGATTCCCACCAAGTGGGCGGAAAACCTGTTGGCAGGCATAGAAGCGAGCAAGCGTCCGCCGCTCGAACGTTTCCTGTTCGCGCTCGGTATTCGCCATGTGGGCGAATCGACGGCGAAGACCCTGGCCGAGTGGCTGGGCAGCCTGGCGTATGTGCGGCAAGCGCCGGCGGCCTTGCTGCGCGTGCTGCCCGACATCGGCGGCACGGTGGCGGAATCGATTGCCGATTTTTTTGCCGAAGAAAAGAACCAGCAGGCGCTGCAGGCCTTGCTGGACGCTGGCGTCACGCCGCAGGGCGAACACGCGCCCAGCGCCAAGCTGCGCACGCAGCTCGAGGAAACCAAATTGCTGGCCGCCATCGGCATCCCGAAGCTGACGGAGCCGCGCAGCAAGCAGCTGGTGGAGCGGGGCGTGACCCTGGCCAGCCTGGCGGCGCAAGGCGCCAGCTTCCATGCCGGTTTGCCGGCTGCCGTGGCCGAATCGCTGGCGCAGTGGCTGGCCGATGAAAGTCATGTCAAGCTGCTGGTTCAACTGGACGCCCTGCGAAATGAATTAATGTCACAATTGCCTGAAATGCCAGCCGCCGGCGGCAAGCTGGACGGCAAGACCTTTGTCCTGACGGGCACTTTGCCCAACATGAGCCGTGACGAGGCCGCGGAGCTGATCGAGGCGGCCGGCGGCAAGGTCAGCGGTTCCGTGTCGAAGAAGACAGGCTATGTCGTTGCGGGTTCGGACGCCGGCAGCAAGCTGGCCAAGGCGCAGGAACTGGGCGTGGCCATCCTCGACGAGGCGGGTTTGCTGGCCCTGTTGGCGCAGGACTAACCATTCAACATATTGCAGAAGGCCCATGAAAAAAATCAGAAAAGCAGTCTTTCCCGTCGCCGGCCTGGGCAGCCGTTTCTTGCCTGCGACCAAGGCGCAACCGAAGGAAATGTTGCCCATCGTCGACAAGCCATTGATCCAATACGCGGTGGAAGAGGCCGTGGCGGCGGGTATTACGGAAATGATCTTCATCACGGGCCGCAACAAGCGCGCTATCGAAGACCATTTCGATACGGCCTATGAGCTCGAGTCGGAACTGGAAGCGGCGGGTAAGCGCCAGTTGCTCGAGATGGTGCAAAACGTCATTCCCAAGCACATCAACTGCATTTACATACGCCAGTCGGCGCCGCTGGGCCTGGGGCATGCCGTGCTGTGCGCCCGTCCCGTGATCGGTGACGAGCCGTTCGCCGTCTTGCTGGCCGACGATTTCATGGATGTGGAAGAGGGCGTGCGCCCCGTGCTGGCGCAGATGACCGATGTCTTCCAGTATGAAAATTGCTCGCTGCTGGCGGTGCAGGACGTACCGCGCGCGGAAACCAAGCAGTACGGTATCGTATCGGCAAAGAATTATCAGCGCGACCTGGAACTGGTCTCGGCCATCGTGGAAAAGCCCGTGCCCGAAGAGGCGCCATCGACCCTGGCCGTGGTGGGCCGCTATGTGCTGACCAGCCGCATTTTCGAGCACCTGGAAAACATCGGTACGGGCGCCGGCGGCGAGATCCAGCTGACGGACGGCATCGCCGCCCTGATGCGCGAAGAGCGCGTGCTGGCCTACCGTTACAAGGGGCAGCGTTATGATTGCGGCTCCAAGCTTGGCTATCTGAAGGCAACGACGGCAATGGGCATGAAACATCCGGAAACGGGCGCGGCCTTCCGCGCTTATCTGCAAGAACTGCAATCGGCACTGGAAGCAAAATGACCGTACGTGAAATCCTCAAGATGGGTGATCCGCGCCTGCTGCGGATGGCCGAGCCCGTGCGCGAATTCGATACGCCCGAATTGCATGCCTTGATCGCCGACATGTTCGATACCATGCATGCGGCTAATGGCGCGGGCCTGGCGGCGCCGCAGATCGGCGTCAACCTGCAGCTGGTGATCTACGGCTTCAAGCAGAATCTGCGTTATCCCGATGCGCCGCAAGTGCCGGAAACCGTGTTGATCAATCCCGTGCTGACGCCTTTGTCGGAGCGCAAGGAAGAGGGTTTTGAGGGCTGTTTGTCCGTGCCCGGCTTGCGCGGCAGCGTACCGCGCTGGAGCGAGCTGCACTATGAAGGCGTCGACCAGTTCGGCCAGCCCATCAGCCGCGACTGCGATGGCTTCCATGCTCGCGTGGTGCAGCATGAAGTGGATCATTTACATGGCATTTTGTATCCGATGCGCATCGTTGACTTCACGCAGTTCGGTTATACCGAGGTCATGTTTCCGGATCTCGATCCCAACGACGACGATTAATCAGTTGACATCCGGGGTCAGACCCCCGGATGCGTTAGCGCAGAGCTTTGTGTTGCCGGCGTTGAGGGTCTGACCCCAGTATTGCGGTTTTTATATGCGCGGCAAACCTAGCGCACCTTGCGGTTGCTGCCCAGGTTATCGAGCAAGTTCTTCAATTCATCCTGCATGGCATCCGTCAGGCTCAGGAAGCGGCAGCCGATCTGCACCTGCTCGCCCAGCAGGAAGGACCGGAAGGTGCGCGACAGGCGGATTTCCAGGTCGGCGATCATGACCTTGTTCGGCCCCAGTTCCAGGCGCACGCGCGACAATTTGCGTCCCACGTACAGGCCTATCGTGTCGCGCGGATGGGCGCGCATGCCGATGCCGCCGGCCGAGAAATCATACAGCTGCAATTCATACGGACGCCCCTCGAGCACAAAGGCGGCCAGGTAGTACACGCCCAGCGGGGTCTCCAGGCGTGCCGATTCGCGCCGTTCCAGCACCAGGCAATGACTGGGGAAATTCGCCAGGTAGACGTTGGGACGGTCGGGATACGCTTGCCATTCGCCATTGATGGTAAATTGCAGCTTGGCGCTTTGCACCCAGGACACAAACGTGGCGCCGCCTTCGGGCAGGGTCGCGCCTTCATTGAGTTCCAGCACGAATTGCGGCAAGTCGTCGTCGACGGACAGGATGCGCGCCAGGATGACGTCTTCGCCGCCCGCCGGGTAGATGGAAATGGCGTCGCCGTTGTCAGCCAGGCTGCACAGGGTTTCGCCGATATCCCACGGATCGCTCATGTGGTGCGGCTTGGTGCCGGGCGCCATCGGCTCGGCCACGTCGGCCAGGCTGGGCGCGCCCTTGCGCAGGGGATTGGGGATGGGATCGTTCACGACAGCGTATCTCTTTTGTTCTGATGGGGAATAGTGTATAGGTTTAAAGCAATATTTACTAAGTAAATCACAATAATTGTTTTTATATCACTAGATTCCTGTTGCTTATGTGGCCAGGCATGCCTGACAGCATGCCTGCTTGACGCCGCCGCCTAGAATTGTTCGTCCGCGCTCAAGTAGCGCCATTGACCGGTCGGCAAGTCGCCCAGCTTGACCTTGCCGATGCGCACGCGTTTCAGTCCCAGCACTTTCAGGCCCACGGCTTCGCACATGCGGCGGATCTGGCGTTTCTTGCCTTCGCGCAGGGTAAAGCTCAGCTGATCTTCATTTTGCCAGCGCACCTTGGCCGGCAACAACGGCTTGCCGTCGAGCCACAGGCCGTGGTTGAGCTTTTTCAGCTCGCTGTCGGGCAGGGTGCCGCCCTTGGTGTAGCTCACGCGCACCAGGTATTCCTTGTCGATATCGGTATCGTGGCCGATCAGCTGCTTGGCCACGCGGCCGTCCTGCGTCAGGACCAGCAAGCCGACGGAATCGATATCGAGGCGGCCGGCCGCCACCAGGCTGCGCAGCTGGGTCGGGTGGAACTGTTCCGGGCTGCGGTCTTCCGCCCAGCGGTTTTCCGCCTTGATCAGTGCCACGGCGGGCGTGTAGCCATCTTCGGCCTGGCCGCTGACGTAGCCGACGGGCTTGTTGATCAGCACGGTAACGCGTTTCGATTGCTCGGCCGCGGCCTGGCGTTCCACGGTGACTCTCTGGCTCGGGTAGACCTTGCTGCCCAGCTCGGACACCACCTTGCCATCCACGCGGACCCAGCCGCGGGCGATCCATTCATCGGCTTCGCGGCGCGAGCACAGGCCCAGTTCGGACATGCGTTTGGACAAGCGTAATAATTCTTCGGTCATGTTGTTTCAGTTTCAGTAAGGGTAGGCGCTGCGCGGGAGGTCATCACACCTTCAGCGCATCGAGTAAATCGGTTTCCAGCAATATCTGGTTGCGGGCATTGTTGAGCGCGGGACCATCGACGAGGAAGACGTCTTCGACCCGCTCGCCCAGGGTCATGATCTTGGCCGTGTGCAAGTTGATGCGGTACTTGGTCAGCACGTTGGCGATCGCATACAGCAGGCCCGTGCGGTCGTTGGCGGCCACCGACAGCAAGTAATACTGGCCCTTTTCGTCGGGCCGCAAGTCGACGGTCGGCTGGAAGGGGAAAGTGCGCGACAGGCGCGACAGCCGCCCCTTGCCCGGCGGCGGCAGCGGCGTTTGCGATTGCAGCAGTTCGCCCAGCTCATGCTCGATCAGGCTGATGATGTCGCGGTAGCTCTTGGCGAAGTTCTGCTCGGTGACGAGGAAGGTATCGAGCGCATAGCCGTTTTTCGTCGTGTGGATCTTTGCGTCGAGGATGCTGAAATTCTTGCGGTCGAAATAGCTGCAGATGCGTGC is part of the Janthinobacterium sp. 67 genome and harbors:
- the smc gene encoding chromosome segregation protein SMC encodes the protein MRLSSIKLSGFKSFVDPTNFQVPGQLVGVVGPNGCGKSNIIDAVRWVLGESKASELRGESMQDVIFNGSTHRKPAGRASVELVFDNNDGKASGQWGQYAEIAVKRTLTRDGTSTYYINGQPVRRRDIQDIFLGTGLGPRAYAIIGQGMISRIIESRPEELRVFLEEAAGVSKYKERRRETENRLQDTRENLLRVEDILRELNANLEKLEAQAAVATRFHALQADQEEKQKLLWLLRKNEAQNEQTRYFREVEQAQTDLEEQTAKLRNVELTLEQMRQAHFAVGDRLHTAQGHLYQTNAEIGSLEAQIKFVIESRARLQAQLATLTAQRDQWNSQGAEYQEQIEEAEFHLEELAAKVEQSQMMAEQKGEQLPELDAAWRAAQNKSTESRARIMQAQQQLELESAHQRNASNILASLLTRRERLQQEKNSLSLPDSSHLENLKLQLEEKQQTLEEQGFYLEEALEQQPKLEQERMEAQAQVNAETAANAQLEARLSALKQLQERVQTQGKVQPWLKKHELDTLPRLWQKLQIEAGWEAAMESILRERTSALQLSNIDWAKAFFADAPPAKLALYAPSTVAPLPLPEVPGLKPFLNLLKLNDPGLRGLLQDWLYNAYAVEDAAEALAERGKLPPGGYFVTRAGHVVTATSVRFYAADSEQEGMLGRQQEIENIGKQLRAQQLLAEEARARSVRADAAVGALTRNLSDLRLRIQQLTSSVHTLQLDVVKLSEVEARFNQRSTQIGADLAEIAAQEAEQQQIKAESEEKFEQLDMELGNLQEAHEDGHTDFLQKEQRLAEAREALRDLERAAKDTEYAEKAHRAKIEELRRNIATASTQAQQVTASLQAGELELANLESGAAADGLQDLLERRTTQERALADARHELDQITQQLRLSEDARTQSERSLQPQRDKIMEMQLKEQAARLNQEQFAQQLLESGADEAALTEKLHPDMRPSYLQGEVTRLTNAITALGAVNLAALDELAQASERKNFLDAQNADLTEAINTLEDAIHKIDKETRDLLQDTFDKVNHHFSELFPILFGGGQARLTMTGDEILDSGVQVMAQPPGKKNATIHLLSGGEKALTATALVFSMFRLNPAPFCLLDEVDAPLDDSNTERFCRMVKRMSDQTQFLFISHNKIAMEMAHQLIGVTMQEQGVSRIVAVDMESAANFATEAQAA
- a CDS encoding cell division protein ZipA C-terminal FtsZ-binding domain-containing protein — its product is MTDLQITLFGAGGVFIVGVFSYNKWQEYKAKKSVERAFSTDHDDVLMREGDAPAVEAQEPVLRQEPRFDAAPAAKAEPSFGAPPVVAVADAPVHAEPSLADADPAPAVPAAPVQQEVSAASEQATSLVDPLIDCLLPLSLEAPVRGDKILPVLQTLRLVGNKPVHFIGLHVNGDWEPITHGGVYTKMQGGVQLASRSTALNELEYSELVTRLRGVADEIGAEPEVPDMMEVMAEARNLHRFVAGHDAQLGVNLHTNGAPWAISTLLFALEKQGFDVRPDGRFVMPDGEGGYLFSLSTNVTLAEETTPRLTLLLDVPCVAPARDGFGAMVACAKALVGRLDATIVDDYNQALSDAALAEIAGQVQEFYQEMDAADIPAGSTRALRLFS
- the ligA gene encoding NAD-dependent DNA ligase LigA; this encodes MTDPINQDAAQRVLALTAELNRHLHAYHVLDNPTIPDAEYDKLFVELQVLEAAHPDLRTPDSPTLRVGAAPLPQFEQVTHTVPMLSLNNGFSDDDIVNFDRRVREGLGVDGQDVAYAAEVKFDGLAINLRYEDGLFVQAATRGDGATGEDVTANIRTISGIPLRLHGSHVPALLDVRGEVMMFKADFARLNERQREAGQKEFANPRNAAAGSLRQLDSRITAQRKLRFYAYGIGALDGAAMPVSHSALLDWYETLGIPVSKERKVVRGAQGLLAYYADIGARRPALPYEIDGVVYKVNATEDQQELGFVSRAPRFALAHKFPAEEALTQVLGIDIQVGRTGAMTPVARLAPVSVGGVTVTNATLHNEDEVLRKDVRVGDTVVVRRAGDVIPEVLSVVLDRRPEPVPPPFKMLEACPVCGSHVVREEGEAIARCSGGLFCSAQRKEAFRHFAGRRMMDIEGLGERYIDTLVELEYVHGLADLYSLTLDKLLEMKLRADERDGSTPETVQQGKIPTKWAENLLAGIEASKRPPLERFLFALGIRHVGESTAKTLAEWLGSLAYVRQAPAALLRVLPDIGGTVAESIADFFAEEKNQQALQALLDAGVTPQGEHAPSAKLRTQLEETKLLAAIGIPKLTEPRSKQLVERGVTLASLAAQGASFHAGLPAAVAESLAQWLADESHVKLLVQLDALRNELMSQLPEMPAAGGKLDGKTFVLTGTLPNMSRDEAAELIEAAGGKVSGSVSKKTGYVVAGSDAGSKLAKAQELGVAILDEAGLLALLAQD
- the galU gene encoding UTP--glucose-1-phosphate uridylyltransferase GalU; translated protein: MKKIRKAVFPVAGLGSRFLPATKAQPKEMLPIVDKPLIQYAVEEAVAAGITEMIFITGRNKRAIEDHFDTAYELESELEAAGKRQLLEMVQNVIPKHINCIYIRQSAPLGLGHAVLCARPVIGDEPFAVLLADDFMDVEEGVRPVLAQMTDVFQYENCSLLAVQDVPRAETKQYGIVSAKNYQRDLELVSAIVEKPVPEEAPSTLAVVGRYVLTSRIFEHLENIGTGAGGEIQLTDGIAALMREERVLAYRYKGQRYDCGSKLGYLKATTAMGMKHPETGAAFRAYLQELQSALEAK
- the def gene encoding peptide deformylase → MTVREILKMGDPRLLRMAEPVREFDTPELHALIADMFDTMHAANGAGLAAPQIGVNLQLVIYGFKQNLRYPDAPQVPETVLINPVLTPLSERKEEGFEGCLSVPGLRGSVPRWSELHYEGVDQFGQPISRDCDGFHARVVQHEVDHLHGILYPMRIVDFTQFGYTEVMFPDLDPNDDD
- a CDS encoding flagellar brake protein; amino-acid sequence: MNDPIPNPLRKGAPSLADVAEPMAPGTKPHHMSDPWDIGETLCSLADNGDAISIYPAGGEDVILARILSVDDDLPQFVLELNEGATLPEGGATFVSWVQSAKLQFTINGEWQAYPDRPNVYLANFPSHCLVLERRESARLETPLGVYYLAAFVLEGRPYELQLYDFSAGGIGMRAHPRDTIGLYVGRKLSRVRLELGPNKVMIADLEIRLSRTFRSFLLGEQVQIGCRFLSLTDAMQDELKNLLDNLGSNRKVR
- a CDS encoding pseudouridine synthase, producing MTEELLRLSKRMSELGLCSRREADEWIARGWVRVDGKVVSELGSKVYPSQRVTVERQAAAEQSKRVTVLINKPVGYVSGQAEDGYTPAVALIKAENRWAEDRSPEQFHPTQLRSLVAAGRLDIDSVGLLVLTQDGRVAKQLIGHDTDIDKEYLVRVSYTKGGTLPDSELKKLNHGLWLDGKPLLPAKVRWQNEDQLSFTLREGKKRQIRRMCEAVGLKVLGLKRVRIGKVKLGDLPTGQWRYLSADEQF